A part of Desulfofundulus salinus genomic DNA contains:
- a CDS encoding pilus assembly protein TadG-related protein translates to MIRNLLSDERGSILPVVAMVVAVAFTLAAIALDFARYKAASEKLQTADDAAALAAAMTADRYVTLEIDMGEYTTCCGDEECDPCCRSCGTTVVSGLERDLIDNGGWEKYCCDCGGCSYTILDRWVEFRGSKAFTAAETMFELNRPAEMDAAQGGDARITGITVYDDRHSPYYPSVVVRTFGRVKTLALNFLDRFAPGNFDYLSANRCGQGGTFYYDLNGRWHRAAEDACN, encoded by the coding sequence ATGATCCGCAACCTGTTGAGTGACGAACGGGGGAGCATACTGCCCGTAGTGGCCATGGTGGTGGCCGTAGCTTTCACCCTGGCGGCCATCGCCCTTGACTTCGCCCGGTACAAGGCGGCCTCGGAGAAACTCCAGACGGCGGACGACGCGGCCGCCCTGGCCGCGGCCATGACCGCCGACCGCTACGTTACCCTGGAGATAGACATGGGCGAGTACACCACCTGCTGCGGGGATGAAGAATGCGACCCCTGCTGCAGGTCCTGCGGCACGACCGTGGTCTCGGGCCTGGAAAGGGATCTCATCGACAACGGCGGCTGGGAGAAATACTGCTGCGACTGCGGCGGGTGCTCCTACACCATACTGGACCGCTGGGTGGAGTTCAGGGGATCCAAAGCCTTTACCGCCGCCGAGACCATGTTCGAGCTCAACCGCCCGGCGGAGATGGACGCCGCACAAGGGGGTGACGCGAGGATAACCGGGATAACCGTCTACGACGACAGGCACAGCCCGTACTACCCGTCCGTGGTCGTCAGGACTTTCGGCCGGGTGAAGACCCTGGCGCTGAACTTCCTGGACAGGTTTGCGCCGGGCAACTTCGATTACCTGTCCGCAAACCGGTGCGGCCAGGGGGGGACGTTTTACTACGACCTCAACGGAAGGTGGCACCGGGCGGCTGAAGATGCATGCAATTAA
- a CDS encoding GGDEF domain-containing protein: MSLEVCSLINFSSALAASALAAAGRPSLAVLFLVVLALANGGFYLFLKKDPVRIREIASLAEEAETMKRRLVEMESAQWTRAARVAGQTAPLVFSSASDKLTGAATRRRFEVCLNSMMASTRPFSVLFLDIDYSKKVNDTYGHRAGDDVLRGFARTVSRCLRPEDLLARYGGEEFVVLCRSDPAGAGKVAERIREAVAARPFETCAGPVAVTCSVGVAGRTQQDSMETLLERADRALYAAKNSGRNKVVIAGEN; this comes from the coding sequence TTGAGCCTTGAGGTGTGCAGCCTGATCAACTTCTCGTCGGCCCTGGCCGCATCCGCACTGGCCGCCGCCGGCCGGCCGTCGCTGGCGGTGCTGTTCCTGGTCGTCCTGGCCCTGGCCAACGGCGGTTTCTACCTCTTCCTGAAGAAGGACCCGGTGCGAATCAGGGAAATCGCCTCCCTGGCGGAAGAAGCGGAGACCATGAAACGGCGGCTGGTGGAAATGGAATCGGCGCAGTGGACCAGGGCGGCGCGGGTTGCAGGGCAGACCGCGCCCCTGGTTTTCTCGTCGGCCAGCGACAAACTTACCGGGGCCGCTACCCGCAGGAGATTTGAGGTATGCTTGAACTCCATGATGGCCTCCACGAGGCCTTTTTCGGTGTTGTTCCTGGACATCGATTATTCTAAGAAGGTCAACGACACCTACGGGCATCGGGCCGGGGACGACGTGCTGCGGGGATTCGCCCGCACGGTGTCCCGTTGCCTGCGGCCGGAAGACCTGCTGGCCCGTTACGGCGGCGAAGAGTTTGTAGTCCTTTGCCGGTCGGACCCGGCCGGTGCGGGTAAAGTGGCGGAACGGATACGCGAAGCAGTGGCCGCCCGGCCCTTTGAGACCTGTGCCGGGCCGGTGGCGGTGACCTGCAGCGTCGGGGTCGCCGGGCGCACGCAGCAGGACAGCATGGAAACCCTGCTGGAACGCGCCGACAGGGCGCTGTACGCCGCCAAAAACAGTGGCCGCAACAAAGTGGTAATAGCTGGAGAAAACTGA
- a CDS encoding SAF domain-containing protein gives MPELPKLSLKKKNTSFWVAVLLSLAAAFSLYATFHLVYRPVGVVMVAREVRPGEQIRKDALREGTVFAGDLAPGAVRSLDAAVGKYAASSLYPGEQLIADRLVQDPDKATGAFSYLQPDETYVGFNSEEARWPRGIKEGDTVTAVAVMDTGARIVGTRLKVIGTDKPVPVLGQVQVMKQAVPDNASTITIAVPRNLVAELLYAKARAKAFYLLPEHPKLVFREEGETVSAESKPGPQKQ, from the coding sequence ATGCCTGAACTGCCGAAGCTCAGTCTCAAAAAGAAGAACACTTCCTTCTGGGTGGCCGTGCTGCTGAGCCTGGCCGCCGCCTTCTCGCTCTACGCTACCTTTCACCTGGTCTACCGTCCCGTCGGAGTGGTAATGGTGGCCAGAGAAGTTCGACCGGGGGAACAGATCCGGAAAGACGCACTCAGGGAGGGCACGGTATTCGCCGGCGACCTCGCCCCCGGAGCCGTCAGGTCGCTTGATGCGGCTGTAGGGAAATATGCCGCCTCGTCGTTGTATCCCGGGGAACAGCTCATCGCGGACCGGCTGGTGCAGGACCCGGATAAGGCGACGGGGGCTTTCAGCTACCTCCAGCCCGACGAGACATACGTCGGCTTCAATTCGGAAGAAGCCCGCTGGCCCAGGGGCATTAAAGAAGGGGACACCGTCACGGCGGTAGCCGTGATGGACACCGGGGCGCGGATCGTCGGCACGAGGCTCAAGGTCATCGGTACCGACAAACCCGTTCCCGTGCTGGGGCAGGTGCAGGTGATGAAGCAGGCCGTACCGGACAACGCTTCCACCATCACCATCGCCGTGCCGCGCAACCTGGTTGCCGAGCTGTTGTACGCGAAAGCCCGGGCGAAGGCTTTCTATCTCCTGCCGGAACATCCCAAACTGGTATTCCGGGAAGAGGGGGAAACCGTTTCGGCTGAAAGCAAACCCGGGCCGCAGAAACAGTAG
- a CDS encoding CpaF family protein, which yields MEFHDLLKRVRYRVVKKCGDLFLQDREDRTRQEEVIRKEVRELVGREDTGLEKEVISYLIGLGPVERFLEEPDVNEIMINKRNEIWIERAGSKMERVDVEFESDEELLTFVHRIVHRCGRRVNFNKPLVDARLPDGSRVNAVVPPSAPNPVVTIRRFVVKYFSEEDLIAQGYMNREMADFFRYAVRGRLNIIVCGATGSGKTTFLRLLASHIPENERLIVIEDTRELALDHPHVVSLEACEKASIYELMVNALRMRPSRIILGEVRGAEAFELLQAMGTGHEGSLTSLHTNFGKMEAIHRLVRAMIRVGGMTAEDLIAQISETVDMTVFIKKFPDGRRRITHVTEVRSENGRPVFNDIYRYDYAGAKHVAVGRLSDELLERMRENLLGEPLPAIAPFGKKQEGGKTCLSLHAL from the coding sequence TTGGAATTTCACGACCTTCTCAAGCGGGTCAGGTACCGCGTGGTGAAAAAATGCGGGGATTTGTTCCTGCAGGACCGTGAAGACCGTACCAGGCAGGAGGAAGTGATCAGGAAAGAGGTCAGGGAGCTGGTGGGGCGGGAGGATACCGGCCTGGAGAAGGAGGTCATCTCCTACCTCATCGGCCTCGGGCCGGTGGAACGGTTCCTGGAGGAACCGGACGTGAACGAGATAATGATCAACAAAAGGAACGAAATCTGGATCGAACGCGCCGGGAGCAAAATGGAGCGGGTGGACGTGGAGTTCGAGAGCGATGAGGAGCTGCTGACGTTCGTCCACCGCATAGTGCACCGGTGCGGCCGCCGGGTGAACTTCAACAAGCCCCTGGTGGACGCCCGGCTGCCCGACGGGTCGCGGGTGAACGCGGTGGTGCCGCCTTCGGCGCCCAACCCGGTGGTCACCATCAGGAGGTTCGTGGTCAAGTATTTCTCCGAGGAAGACCTGATCGCCCAGGGGTACATGAACCGGGAGATGGCCGATTTCTTCCGGTACGCCGTCCGGGGCAGGCTGAACATCATCGTGTGCGGGGCCACCGGTTCCGGCAAGACGACTTTCCTGCGCCTCCTGGCCAGCCACATTCCGGAGAATGAAAGGCTCATTGTCATTGAAGACACCCGGGAACTGGCCCTGGACCACCCTCATGTGGTGTCCCTCGAGGCTTGCGAGAAGGCCAGCATATACGAACTGATGGTCAACGCCCTGCGCATGAGGCCCAGCCGGATCATCCTGGGTGAGGTGCGTGGTGCCGAGGCCTTCGAGCTCCTCCAGGCCATGGGCACGGGTCACGAGGGGAGCCTCACGTCGCTGCACACCAATTTCGGCAAAATGGAAGCCATACACCGGCTGGTCAGGGCCATGATCCGGGTGGGCGGCATGACCGCCGAAGACCTGATCGCCCAGATTTCGGAGACGGTGGACATGACCGTGTTCATCAAGAAGTTTCCCGACGGCAGGCGGAGGATCACCCACGTCACCGAGGTGCGGAGCGAAAACGGCCGGCCCGTGTTCAACGACATCTACCGGTACGACTACGCGGGCGCGAAACACGTGGCCGTGGGGAGGCTGAGCGACGAACTGCTGGAGCGCATGCGGGAAAATCTCCTGGGCGAGCCCCTTCCCGCCATCGCCCCCTTCGGGAAAAAGCAGGAAGGGGGGAAAACATGCCTGTCATTGCATGCGCTTTGA
- a CDS encoding type II secretion system F family protein, which produces MPVIACALMAIAFLAWYVALKKENPVASGVRGLLARAEAESEAIFLIPGGKKDTGWKLHRLGVKIGYRTFLLLAGTAGAFLAVVSLVALKNPFLAVVSFVLTLAFAHGQVDVLYRKRKAVIDEQAEVALQMLAGLYQVTGDLVDSLKKVSQGTASPLKEELQQVVAEYNAGKDLGTALKDFAERADNRDIELFVQGVSLSEHYGTDTSQVIKHIAETIRNRLLLRDELKAETRGQSMTINLFLLLVPLAAAGIWIFSPTSREVLMNSLAGKVVLTAVAVVEYVAWYLTRRKGVVEEL; this is translated from the coding sequence ATGCCTGTCATTGCATGCGCTTTGATGGCAATAGCGTTTCTGGCCTGGTATGTGGCGCTTAAAAAAGAAAACCCGGTTGCTTCCGGGGTGAGGGGCCTGCTGGCCCGGGCGGAAGCCGAAAGTGAGGCCATATTCCTTATTCCCGGGGGAAAGAAGGACACCGGCTGGAAGCTGCACCGGCTGGGGGTGAAGATTGGCTACCGCACTTTTCTCCTCCTGGCCGGCACGGCGGGAGCCTTCCTGGCGGTGGTGTCCCTTGTCGCCCTCAAAAACCCGTTCCTGGCGGTTGTGTCCTTCGTCCTGACCCTGGCCTTCGCCCACGGCCAGGTTGACGTGCTGTACCGGAAACGCAAAGCGGTGATCGACGAACAGGCCGAGGTCGCCCTGCAGATGCTGGCCGGGCTTTACCAGGTTACCGGGGATCTGGTGGACTCTCTCAAAAAGGTGAGCCAGGGCACCGCCTCCCCCCTGAAGGAAGAGCTCCAGCAGGTGGTGGCGGAGTACAACGCCGGTAAAGACCTGGGAACCGCCCTGAAAGACTTTGCGGAGCGGGCCGACAACCGGGACATAGAGCTGTTCGTCCAGGGGGTGTCCCTGTCGGAACACTACGGTACCGACACGTCGCAGGTGATCAAGCACATTGCCGAGACCATCCGCAACCGCCTGCTCCTGCGGGACGAACTGAAGGCGGAGACGAGAGGCCAGAGCATGACCATCAACCTGTTTTTACTCCTGGTACCCCTGGCGGCGGCAGGTATCTGGATATTCTCCCCCACCTCCAGGGAAGTGCTCATGAACAGCCTGGCCGGGAAGGTGGTTTTGACAGCGGTGGCTGTTGTCGAGTACGTGGCGTGGTACCTCACCCGCAGGAAAGGGGTGGTGGAAGAACTATGA
- a CDS encoding type II secretion system F family protein — translation MMVLSCVLVFMALLAWLVRRFAGFPGTLEVFKGLGSLAASPQKLKELGVRLEALNIKVSPELFTASRFAGALVLAAAGGVVIWKSPFAGAGLLLLAFPAYKFPEWQLAKLEKARKEEISREFPLMVDMVRIYARAADLYQALKIVPYALKGELAKQMHVLSAELEIAPMAEALENFAHRCGLRQVQDFVGVVLQGIRSGMDVDEILQRYSSMAYERRVTEIKRKIKTQPLILSVLPGLLMFSLIVLWVLPMYTNIINKLKAF, via the coding sequence ATGATGGTTCTTTCCTGTGTGCTGGTTTTCATGGCGCTGCTGGCCTGGCTGGTGAGGCGGTTTGCAGGTTTCCCCGGGACGCTGGAAGTCTTCAAAGGGCTCGGCTCCCTGGCGGCATCCCCGCAAAAACTCAAAGAACTCGGAGTCAGGCTGGAAGCGCTGAACATAAAAGTGTCGCCGGAACTGTTCACGGCCTCCAGGTTTGCGGGGGCCCTGGTCCTGGCCGCCGCCGGGGGAGTGGTCATCTGGAAGTCCCCCTTCGCCGGTGCGGGGCTCCTGCTCCTGGCCTTCCCGGCCTATAAATTCCCCGAATGGCAGCTCGCCAAACTGGAGAAGGCCCGGAAGGAAGAAATCAGCCGGGAATTCCCGCTCATGGTGGACATGGTCAGGATATACGCCCGGGCTGCGGACCTCTACCAGGCGCTCAAGATCGTGCCCTATGCTTTAAAGGGAGAGTTGGCCAAACAGATGCATGTTTTGAGCGCGGAGCTTGAAATCGCCCCCATGGCCGAGGCGCTGGAAAACTTCGCCCACCGCTGCGGGCTCCGCCAGGTGCAGGACTTCGTGGGCGTGGTCCTCCAGGGGATACGCTCCGGCATGGACGTGGACGAGATACTGCAGCGTTACTCCAGCATGGCCTACGAGCGCAGGGTGACCGAAATAAAGAGAAAGATAAAGACACAGCCGCTGATCCTCTCTGTCCTGCCCGGGCTGTTGATGTTCAGCCTGATCGTCCTCTGGGTGCTTCCCATGTACACAAACATCATCAACAAGCTCAAAGCTTTCTGA
- a CDS encoding Flp family type IVb pilin yields the protein MKNFIKRFLSDERGNAFIENGLWIIVVVLLVAGAGYALANQGIKSKFDQIQNQVTSTPVPNISGQ from the coding sequence ATGAAAAACTTCATCAAGCGCTTTTTATCCGACGAGAGGGGTAACGCTTTCATCGAGAACGGCCTGTGGATCATCGTGGTGGTCCTGCTGGTGGCCGGCGCCGGGTACGCCCTGGCCAACCAGGGTATCAAGTCCAAGTTCGACCAGATTCAGAATCAGGTTACCAGCACTCCGGTGCCCAACATCAGCGGCCAATAA
- a CDS encoding TadE/TadG family type IV pilus assembly protein yields MSFRKDSRGSVSIEALFIVAVLLMLFFFIVEMGFLMYDWAVVNHAASAAAVEAAMNGRFSADIRQATAEHIRKMTTEGSTMGIDALETSLPGSVNPGTIYVYGTDPNSNVQRGGKIAVGVAYPFRFKTFLFDALGRWLIGENQIVLKAGMTAASEVYFEQ; encoded by the coding sequence GTGAGTTTCCGGAAAGATTCCCGGGGTTCCGTCAGCATCGAAGCCCTGTTCATCGTTGCCGTCCTGCTGATGCTGTTCTTTTTCATCGTCGAAATGGGCTTCTTGATGTACGACTGGGCGGTGGTAAACCATGCCGCCAGCGCGGCGGCGGTGGAGGCGGCCATGAACGGCCGCTTCTCCGCCGACATCCGCCAGGCCACGGCGGAACATATAAGGAAAATGACCACGGAAGGCAGTACGATGGGTATAGACGCTTTAGAGACGTCGCTGCCGGGGAGTGTCAACCCGGGGACCATATACGTCTACGGCACGGATCCAAATTCGAACGTCCAGCGGGGTGGGAAGATTGCCGTTGGGGTGGCATACCCCTTCCGGTTCAAAACGTTCCTTTTCGACGCCCTGGGCCGGTGGCTCATCGGGGAAAACCAGATAGTCCTGAAAGCCGGGATGACGGCGGCCAGCGAGGTGTATTTCGAGCAATGA
- a CDS encoding HD-GYP domain-containing protein, which yields MLKCQGPNRLAMEMLAWHETLYYHAIATAVCAEAVGRALGLQEKELEWLTQAAFFHDCGKITWPSALVSKTRLSDDDRKLVNAHPIAGEYYLREYWPDVPDPVCRIVREHHERPDGSGYPNGLRNGDIHPLSVIVAAVEVYTALLEHRPYRDKSFTRAEALAELERQGFPGEVVRVLAGISKVAVGKAVGK from the coding sequence ATGCTCAAATGCCAGGGGCCGAACAGGCTGGCTATGGAAATGCTTGCCTGGCACGAGACGCTGTATTATCACGCCATCGCCACGGCGGTGTGCGCCGAAGCTGTAGGCCGTGCGCTGGGCTTGCAGGAAAAAGAGCTGGAATGGCTCACCCAGGCGGCTTTCTTCCATGACTGCGGCAAGATTACCTGGCCTTCAGCGCTGGTAAGTAAAACCCGTTTGAGCGACGACGACCGGAAGCTGGTTAACGCCCATCCTATAGCGGGGGAATATTACCTGCGGGAATACTGGCCTGACGTGCCGGATCCAGTGTGCCGTATCGTTAGAGAACACCACGAGAGGCCGGACGGCTCCGGTTACCCGAACGGGCTGAGAAACGGGGATATACACCCGCTGTCGGTGATAGTTGCAGCGGTGGAAGTCTATACGGCGCTCTTGGAGCACCGGCCCTACCGGGACAAAAGTTTCACCCGGGCTGAAGCCCTGGCGGAGCTAGAAAGGCAGGGTTTTCCGGGGGAGGTGGTCCGGGTGCTGGCGGGCATAAGTAAGGTGGCGGTGGGGAAGGCAGTGGGGAAATAG
- a CDS encoding ParM/StbA family protein, protein MIAIDVGYSHTKAVSPDQRVLIPSVVASHRELPLAELSRNGSGHVVEIRRLNGDTSDTKKYFVGELALREGQGATFTLDREKYKHPNHDILVLAAARLLEAREGATLVVGLPVAYYRLQRDELRRHLEALNAMVSVDGGPLTRLSFGKVVVYPQGAGALLTASDLPDNSLVCLVDVGYKTTDYVLARVAGGRVGPEGGGSVEYGVFQMYEAVAAAFGSTTGAPLDMSVAAAVVAQGRVTFRGRELDLTAAVKAARVNTALAIADRVLAALGQKGDFVAKFYLAGGGAKALPELTDMFPAAEVLPDPQWANAEGFLRVVTGTLKSA, encoded by the coding sequence ATGATAGCTATCGACGTGGGTTACAGCCATACCAAGGCCGTGTCTCCAGACCAACGGGTGCTCATTCCCTCCGTCGTAGCTTCGCACCGCGAACTGCCGCTGGCTGAACTGTCCCGTAACGGCTCCGGCCACGTGGTTGAAATTCGCAGATTGAACGGCGATACCAGCGATACCAAAAAGTATTTCGTGGGCGAACTGGCCCTGCGGGAAGGCCAGGGGGCAACGTTTACCCTGGACCGGGAGAAATACAAACATCCCAACCACGACATCCTCGTACTGGCAGCCGCCCGGCTTCTGGAGGCCCGGGAGGGAGCTACCCTGGTGGTAGGGCTCCCCGTGGCTTACTACCGCCTGCAGAGGGACGAACTTCGCAGGCACCTGGAGGCCCTGAATGCGATGGTGTCCGTAGATGGTGGGCCTCTCACCCGGCTCTCTTTCGGGAAGGTGGTGGTATACCCCCAGGGGGCCGGAGCGCTGCTGACGGCTTCCGACCTGCCGGATAACAGTCTGGTGTGCCTCGTAGACGTAGGCTACAAAACCACGGACTACGTGCTGGCCAGGGTGGCCGGTGGAAGAGTCGGCCCCGAAGGCGGCGGTTCTGTTGAGTACGGCGTCTTCCAGATGTATGAAGCTGTGGCAGCCGCCTTCGGGTCCACGACAGGGGCTCCTCTGGACATGAGCGTGGCAGCAGCCGTAGTCGCTCAGGGCAGGGTAACGTTCCGGGGCAGAGAGCTGGACCTGACGGCAGCGGTGAAGGCGGCCCGCGTCAATACCGCCCTGGCCATAGCCGACCGCGTGCTGGCGGCCCTGGGGCAAAAAGGGGACTTCGTGGCGAAGTTCTACCTGGCCGGCGGTGGGGCGAAAGCGCTACCGGAGCTGACGGATATGTTCCCGGCGGCTGAGGTCCTGCCGGACCCGCAGTGGGCCAACGCGGAAGGATTTTTGAGGGTTGTAACCGGAACCCTCAAAAGCGCGTAA
- a CDS encoding LNS2 domain-containing protein → MWIAVDVDNTVANTNLELVRRFSVPLNKYPAPLPPGFFSTQEGLKLLQRAEPFPRAAETLKTLADLGYRIAYISSRPGDALFLTVRWLQKHGFPADQVLCGLDRQGKAEVATKELQAVAVFEDDPVLAAALLNKVPALWLKDWPYNRKLPAGKGARWNADRVIRFRAWSEVEKAVVTSNPDLAALIGKKGE, encoded by the coding sequence ATGTGGATAGCGGTAGACGTGGACAACACCGTGGCAAATACGAACCTGGAGCTGGTGCGCAGGTTCAGCGTGCCGCTGAACAAATACCCGGCGCCGCTACCGCCGGGGTTTTTTAGTACCCAGGAAGGCCTGAAACTTTTGCAACGGGCAGAGCCGTTCCCCCGCGCAGCCGAGACGCTGAAGACCCTGGCGGACCTCGGCTACCGCATCGCCTACATCAGCTCCCGCCCCGGGGATGCCCTTTTTCTCACCGTGCGCTGGCTGCAGAAACACGGTTTCCCTGCGGACCAGGTGCTGTGCGGCCTGGACAGGCAGGGGAAGGCGGAGGTGGCCACGAAAGAACTGCAGGCCGTGGCAGTCTTTGAAGACGACCCGGTGCTCGCAGCGGCCCTGCTCAACAAGGTACCGGCGCTTTGGCTCAAAGACTGGCCGTACAACAGGAAGCTGCCCGCCGGGAAAGGCGCGAGATGGAACGCCGACAGGGTGATCAGGTTCAGGGCCTGGAGCGAGGTGGAAAAGGCGGTGGTCACCAGCAACCCGGACCTTGCGGCCCTGATCGGCAAAAAGGGGGAATAG